The DNA window TCAGCACTTCAACTCCACCGTGAGTAACCAGAATATCATCTTCTATCCGGACCCCGCCAATTTCAGGAATATAGATATTAGGTTCAACAGTGATAACTTCATTGTTCCGCAATTTAAGATTTTGAGCACTAGGTCCATAGCTAGCAGGCAATTCATGAACCGATAAGCCTATTCCATGCCCCATTCCATGGTTGAATTCATCCCCATAACCCGCTATTTCGATTAATTGCCGTCCCACAAAGTCAAGTTGGTCTCCTCGTTGCCCAACATGAGCAGCTTGAATTACAGCTTCACGCGCCTCATTGACAATTTGATAAACATCACGTAATTCTGGATCAATTGAACCAACGGCAAATGTTCTGGTCATGTCTGCCGTATAGCCATTGAAGTAGTAGCCGAAATCAACAGTAACAATATCGCCGTCTTCAATTACCTTTTTTGAAGCCGTTGCATGCGGTTTGGCCGCATTTTTGCCACTAGCGATAATTGTCGGAAAAGAGGCCCCTCTTGCTCCATGCTCCTTCATCCAAAAATCAAGCAAGTTCGCAACATGGCGCTCTGTCATCCCAGCGTGAACATTTTCTAAAAGGTACTGGTATCCTGCTGAATGTAAGTCTGCAGAAGCACGCAAAGCATTTACTTCATCACGATCTTTAATCATTCGCATTCGTTCAATTTGTTGGTGGAAGGGAACGAGATCTGCCGCCATCTGCTCATCAAGCACATCGAATAAGGCGTAAGTAACTGTATCTTCATATCCAAGAACCGTCACTTTCATCCCCTGACATATCTTATTAAGTGAACCGTAATAGTCACGGGTAATCATTCCCACAACTTCATCATTTTCAAATTCTTCTAATGCAAGTTGGTACCGGTCATCAGTAATAATAATCGCATTATCTTTTGTTACTAAGAGGTATCCATCGCCTTCCATAAGGTTAAAACCAGTAAGGTAATAAATGTTTTTTTCATCCGTTACCAAAAATGCATCGATATATAATTTTTCAAATTTTTTCTGTAGACGTTTAATTCTAGACATAGTACATTTCCTTTAATACTGCCGGTTAGAGTAATCACGAGGGCCAAAGATAGCTGTCCCAACCCGCACACAAGTTGACCCTTCTTCTACCGCTATTTCATAATCATGGGTCATCCCCATACTAAGAACATCTAATTTTAATTGATCATTTTGGTTGTTCATTTCATCGCGCAATTCACGTAGTCGGCAAAAAATCGGCCGTGTTTTTTCTGGGTCATCATAATAGGGAGCACTAGTCATTAATCCTCGCAACTTTACATGTGACAATCGAAGACTTACCTCAGCTAATTCCATGCAATCTTGCAAAGTTGGCTTAACCCCAAATTTACTCTCTTCTTCTCCAACATTAACTTCAATTAGAATCGGAATTATTCGATCGTGCTTTTTCCCTTCTTTTTCGATCGTATTCATTAGCTTAAGGGAGTCAACCGATTGAATCATTGTAACGTAATCAGCAATGTATTTAACCTTATTACGTTGAAGGTGGCCAATCATATACCAGTTAATGTCTGCTGGTAATTCATCATGCTTTTTGGCTAATTCCTGAACATAATTCTCACCAAAATTGTTCCATCCTGCTTTGTAAAGTTCTGCAATATCTGCTGCCGGATGATTTTTACTAACTGGTAACAGTTGAACATCTTGGGGATCTCGACCGCTGCGCTTGCATGCAGCAATAATTTTTTCTTGGACTTCTTTAGCTTTATCAACAATCGTCATTAAACATTATGCTCCCTTCAATTGTGGGTTAATTATATTCTTACATTATAGATTAACATATAATGAAAAATTATTTTAAAAATAAAAAGACTACTATTTCACGAAGAAAAGTAGTCTTTTTATAATTATTCGGCAACTGGGTAAACTGATACCTTACGCTTACTGCGACCCATGCGTTCAAATTTAACAACACCGGCTACCTTAGCGTATAATGTATCGTCTCCACCACGACCCACGTTTTCACCTGGGTTGATGTGAGTACCACGTTGACGGTAGATGATAGATCCAGCAGTTACGATTGAACCATCAGCAGCCTTAGTACCAAGACGACGACCAGCTGAGTTCCGACCGTTAGCAGTGGAACCACCCCCCTTGTGGTGGGAGAAGAATTGCAAATCCATAATCATAGTTGTTCACCTCCAGCAATGAACTTTAATTAAACATTTTTACTTCAATGTTTTGTGGATAGCTTTCCTGGATATCACACAATCCATTTAACAAAGTTTTGAGAAGGATCTGACTATCACGACCAAGATCTAATCCTGTAACTTCTAGAAAGCCACCATTATCATTATCTTGTTTAAGGTGAGGCTTTGTATGAACAACTTGTTCAAGCCCGTTCACCGTTGAAATAGATAATGCAGAAACTGCGGCACAAATAATATCCTGCCCATATGGACCAGAGTCAGCATGCCCAGTCATTTTAAAAGAAGTGATCCGCTGATTCGAATCTAAAGTAAACTGTGCTCGAATCATGACCTCACCTCCACATTAAGCGTTGATCTTGTTGATAGTAACCTTAGTGTAAGGTTGACGGTGACCTTGCTTAGTGTGAGTGTGCTTCTTAGGCTTGTACTTGAAGGTAACAACCTTCTTTTCCTTACCTTGCTTATCAACAGTACCTTCAACAGAAGCACCGTCAACTACAGGAGTACCGATCTTAGTGTCGTCTCCACCGACAAAGATAACTTGATCAAAAGTTACCTTGTCACCTTCCTTAGCATCAAGCTTTTCAACGTAGATAGAAGCACCTTCTTCTACCTTGTATTGCTTACCACCAGTAACAATAATTGCGTACATACTTTGTGCACCTCCTTAATATCTCAGACTCGCCGTACTAAGCAGCTAAATAAGCTTTAGACTTAATAACGTGCGGTTGTAGTTGTTGGTTCACAAATACAACGTTTGTATAATATCAAATATTATTCTCTTCGTCAACCATAATCTCCACTTTATATAACGAAAAAAGACCTTGAAAAATTTTTTTCAAAGCCTCTTTTGTAGTAGCTATTAAATCTTTTCTAAAGTTCCTTCTAATTCACCATCAAAAAAATTAACCAAAGAAACATTCTCGCTACTAAACTGATCCAACATTTTTGCCACGCTTTGTGTCATGTAACGTGGAGTATAAATCATGCCATCTTCTAGCCATCGACTTACTAGGCCAAGAAATGCTGAGTCAATAAAGGAAATCTGCAAATTAAGCGGGACTTTCAACTGTTGGTTCTTATTCACTTGCTCATTAAAGTGTGTCATCTCATTTGCTAACCGATTGTAGAGTTGTTCATAAAAGAAGTTATTCTTTTCATTATTTAATAGAACATCAAAAATATCGGCGTTATTTTCGATATACTGAAATGCTTTGTGGAGTGAAAACACCTTTACCGTCCGTTCTTTCGAAAAATTACTATCGATCATTACTTGGTTGAAGAAATCGTCAATAATCTCTTGGATTGCTGACTGAATAAAATCTTGTTTATCCTTATAGTGAAGATAGAAAGTTCCTCGGGTGATGTTGGCAGTTTCAGTAATCTTTTGGACGCTAATATCTTCAAGCTTTTCACGTCTCATCAGATATACAAGAGCTTTGCGCAGACTATTACGTGTTTTAATTACACGCGGGTCTGTCTTATTAGCAGCCATTTAATCATCATCCTTCCATCATACAGCTTAAGTCCTTTCTACTTTCGTACTTCTACTATATTTAAAGTATAGTTATCATGAAAGCGTTTTGTCAACGAAAGTGCCGGCTTTACCTTAATAAAATAATTATATTAGATTATTACCATTGACAACTTTGTAGTGAAAATTATATACTTAAATCTGTTTGGAGCGGTAGCTCAACTGGATAGAGCATCGGTCTTCTAAACCGAGGGTTGCGAGTTCAAG is part of the Limosilactobacillus reuteri genome and encodes:
- a CDS encoding Xaa-Pro peptidase family protein; protein product: MSRIKRLQKKFEKLYIDAFLVTDEKNIYYLTGFNLMEGDGYLLVTKDNAIIITDDRYQLALEEFENDEVVGMITRDYYGSLNKICQGMKVTVLGYEDTVTYALFDVLDEQMAADLVPFHQQIERMRMIKDRDEVNALRASADLHSAGYQYLLENVHAGMTERHVANLLDFWMKEHGARGASFPTIIASGKNAAKPHATASKKVIEDGDIVTVDFGYYFNGYTADMTRTFAVGSIDPELRDVYQIVNEAREAVIQAAHVGQRGDQLDFVGRQLIEIAGYGDEFNHGMGHGIGLSVHELPASYGPSAQNLKLRNNEVITVEPNIYIPEIGGVRIEDDILVTHGGVEVLTKAPTDLIIVGK
- a CDS encoding YggS family pyridoxal phosphate-dependent enzyme, with translation MTIVDKAKEVQEKIIAACKRSGRDPQDVQLLPVSKNHPAADIAELYKAGWNNFGENYVQELAKKHDELPADINWYMIGHLQRNKVKYIADYVTMIQSVDSLKLMNTIEKEGKKHDRIIPILIEVNVGEEESKFGVKPTLQDCMELAEVSLRLSHVKLRGLMTSAPYYDDPEKTRPIFCRLRELRDEMNNQNDQLKLDVLSMGMTHDYEIAVEEGSTCVRVGTAIFGPRDYSNRQY
- the rpmA gene encoding 50S ribosomal protein L27; this encodes MIMDLQFFSHHKGGGSTANGRNSAGRRLGTKAADGSIVTAGSIIYRQRGTHINPGENVGRGGDDTLYAKVAGVVKFERMGRSKRKVSVYPVAE
- a CDS encoding ribosomal-processing cysteine protease Prp produces the protein MIRAQFTLDSNQRITSFKMTGHADSGPYGQDIICAAVSALSISTVNGLEQVVHTKPHLKQDNDNGGFLEVTGLDLGRDSQILLKTLLNGLCDIQESYPQNIEVKMFN
- the rplU gene encoding 50S ribosomal protein L21 encodes the protein MYAIIVTGGKQYKVEEGASIYVEKLDAKEGDKVTFDQVIFVGGDDTKIGTPVVDGASVEGTVDKQGKEKKVVTFKYKPKKHTHTKQGHRQPYTKVTINKINA
- a CDS encoding TetR-like C-terminal domain-containing protein, which codes for MAANKTDPRVIKTRNSLRKALVYLMRREKLEDISVQKITETANITRGTFYLHYKDKQDFIQSAIQEIIDDFFNQVMIDSNFSKERTVKVFSLHKAFQYIENNADIFDVLLNNEKNNFFYEQLYNRLANEMTHFNEQVNKNQQLKVPLNLQISFIDSAFLGLVSRWLEDGMIYTPRYMTQSVAKMLDQFSSENVSLVNFFDGELEGTLEKI